One Pontibacillus yanchengensis DNA window includes the following coding sequences:
- a CDS encoding four-helix bundle copper-binding protein: MAHEQHQAALKALHECMEACNHCYDACLQEDDINMMSECIRLDRECADICAYLEQALTRGTPFVSELAQVCATICERCGEECKKHNHQHCQECADACFKCAEECKKLA, translated from the coding sequence ATGGCACACGAACAACATCAAGCAGCACTAAAAGCACTACACGAATGCATGGAGGCATGTAATCATTGTTATGATGCTTGCCTGCAAGAAGACGATATTAATATGATGAGCGAGTGCATTCGTCTCGATCGCGAGTGTGCAGATATTTGTGCATACCTAGAACAAGCACTTACAAGAGGAACACCATTTGTTTCCGAACTAGCCCAAGTTTGCGCAACTATCTGTGAACGTTGTGGTGAAGAATGTAAGAAGCATAATCACCAACATTGCCAAGAATGTGCAGATGCATGCTTCAAATGTGCAGAAGAATGTAAGAAGTTAGCCTAG
- a CDS encoding DUF4396 domain-containing protein — MLTIISWIALGIGVISSIIILVDICRHPQMMSIMNVVWPINGWFFGPFAIWTYFRWGRLKAKNLQIEDKREKPAKVFVSTSHCSSGCTVGDAVGVPIVALTGLTIVGSTLFAHYVVEFVLAYLFGIIFQFFAIYPMDKNKGIYGSLKAAIKADSFSLIAFEIGMFGWMAIVHFILFTEPPKPHEATYWFMMQIAMILGFITSYPANWWLVKKGIKEEM, encoded by the coding sequence ATGTTAACAATTATTTCTTGGATTGCACTAGGAATCGGTGTTATTTCCTCCATTATTATTCTGGTTGATATATGTAGGCATCCGCAAATGATGTCCATTATGAACGTAGTATGGCCAATAAATGGTTGGTTTTTTGGCCCATTTGCCATTTGGACATACTTTCGATGGGGAAGACTAAAAGCAAAAAATCTTCAAATAGAGGATAAACGTGAGAAACCTGCAAAAGTCTTTGTTTCTACTAGTCATTGTTCTTCAGGTTGTACTGTTGGTGATGCAGTAGGTGTTCCCATCGTAGCCCTTACAGGTTTAACAATTGTGGGCTCTACCCTTTTCGCCCATTATGTGGTGGAGTTTGTATTAGCCTATCTATTCGGTATTATCTTTCAATTCTTTGCTATTTATCCTATGGATAAAAACAAAGGAATATATGGTTCATTAAAAGCTGCGATCAAAGCAGATTCCTTTTCTCTTATTGCTTTTGAGATCGGCATGTTTGGCTGGATGGCCATTGTACATTTCATCTTATTTACAGAACCTCCGAAACCACATGAAGCTACGTACTGGTTTATGATGCAAATCGCAATGATTCTTGGATTCATTACAAGTTACCCAGCAAACTGGTGGCTTGTTAAGAAAGGAATAAAAGAAGAGATGTAA
- a CDS encoding STAS domain-containing protein has protein sequence MTEIEQIGNMLIEKKYDIAQKMTEDQKEILKYNSEEYLEGIINNRAEVISIIAESLVDANRDSMKEITDKALELSKKAIQLEMQMDEAIKSTSKYRKYIWDKISVFSEEEDISRQAIIKMAQQIDPLIDHAVYIFSTGYVEQHKERLKEAKDSFFELSAPIVPLMDDMAVMPLVGDIDTYRAQVILDTVLNKSTQWKVGTLFIDLSGVTVVDTQVAQEIIKITNSLILLGVKPILTGIRPEIAHTMVQLGITMDVETKATLKQAISDYFTDATQTKL, from the coding sequence ATGACTGAAATCGAACAGATAGGCAACATGCTTATAGAAAAGAAATATGATATTGCCCAGAAGATGACAGAGGATCAGAAAGAAATATTAAAATATAACTCAGAAGAATATTTAGAAGGTATAATCAACAATAGGGCTGAGGTGATATCAATCATTGCTGAGTCACTAGTAGATGCCAATCGAGATTCGATGAAAGAAATTACAGATAAAGCGCTAGAATTGAGTAAAAAAGCCATTCAACTAGAGATGCAAATGGATGAAGCGATTAAAAGCACTAGTAAGTACAGAAAGTATATTTGGGATAAGATTTCGGTATTTTCTGAAGAGGAAGATATTTCGCGCCAAGCAATCATTAAAATGGCACAACAGATAGATCCGTTAATTGACCATGCCGTATATATTTTCAGTACTGGATATGTAGAGCAACATAAAGAGAGACTTAAAGAAGCTAAGGACTCCTTCTTTGAATTATCTGCACCAATTGTTCCTCTTATGGATGATATGGCTGTCATGCCGCTTGTGGGGGATATTGATACATACCGTGCTCAGGTTATTCTAGATACAGTGCTCAACAAGTCCACCCAATGGAAAGTCGGTACTTTGTTTATCGATTTATCTGGTGTGACGGTTGTAGATACTCAGGTAGCGCAAGAGATAATTAAGATCACCAATTCATTAATACTGCTTGGAGTAAAGCCAATTCTAACAGGCATTCGCCCAGAAATTGCTCATACGATGGTACAATTAGGTATCACCATGGATGTAGAGACAAAGGCTACTCTAAAACAAGCCATTTCTGATTATTTTACTGACGCTACTCAAACCAAACTATGA
- a CDS encoding ATP-binding protein encodes MIDFETYIKASKRECEELHGLDPTERPVLEVGITPEEVQQRKQSLEQALHVIQHFMQKLLYYMGGTPTLVVTTDKDGYIVDIYGDPSIMEMVDSIGIQAGVKFEEKEVGTNSISLALSHEEPIALVGTDHFQHALSGVACYTAPFSYSDDDRLTGTVSIMTTVDYANHFHLGLLSSAVDSIERELRLQEKNNKLEILNQVLINSTPLGIIMTDENGELIEYNTAFEEITENNVKQVIEKEHKQIHLIRGYIDTVLSNGETIKNVELTLPINEEGYTKICLLDVIPLFNGEKIIGAFAQFRDMTHYYELQQQLIESEKLSTLGKFGAGLAHEIRNPLTSIIGLTQLLRENNNQNKYLDIIIGELERIQSLVNQFVLLRKPTDLKTETCNVPTLIENTVELMNSNAHLQDIDIQFDSTHSELKLDIDHAKIKQVLINFIKNAFESMPNGGEVHIQLTSNAEENEVNIAIQDQGIGMTKDQVNKLGKPFFTTKESGMGMGLTICFDIIKAHHGEIKIESEEGEGTRVDLVLPK; translated from the coding sequence ATGATAGATTTTGAAACATATATAAAAGCTTCTAAACGAGAGTGTGAGGAACTTCATGGTCTTGATCCAACAGAAAGGCCTGTATTAGAGGTTGGGATTACTCCTGAAGAAGTTCAGCAAAGAAAACAATCGTTAGAGCAGGCCCTACATGTAATCCAACATTTTATGCAAAAGTTACTATATTATATGGGGGGAACCCCAACACTTGTCGTGACGACAGATAAAGATGGATACATCGTAGATATATATGGAGACCCAAGTATTATGGAGATGGTCGATTCCATTGGGATACAAGCAGGTGTGAAATTTGAGGAAAAAGAAGTAGGCACCAACTCTATTTCTCTAGCATTAAGTCATGAAGAACCTATTGCGCTAGTTGGCACAGACCATTTTCAGCATGCTTTATCAGGTGTTGCATGCTATACTGCACCTTTTAGTTATTCTGATGATGATCGTTTAACGGGAACTGTGTCCATTATGACGACAGTCGATTATGCTAATCATTTTCATCTTGGATTGTTATCCTCTGCTGTCGATTCTATTGAGCGAGAGCTTCGATTGCAAGAGAAGAACAATAAGCTAGAAATATTGAATCAAGTGTTAATAAATTCCACGCCTCTAGGTATTATTATGACTGATGAAAATGGAGAGTTAATCGAATACAACACAGCATTCGAAGAAATTACCGAAAACAATGTGAAGCAAGTGATAGAGAAAGAGCATAAGCAGATTCATCTTATAAGAGGATATATCGATACGGTTCTGAGTAACGGTGAAACGATCAAAAACGTTGAACTTACCCTACCGATTAATGAAGAGGGATATACTAAAATTTGCCTCCTTGATGTCATCCCTCTATTTAATGGAGAAAAAATAATAGGAGCCTTCGCACAATTTAGAGACATGACCCACTATTATGAGTTACAACAGCAACTGATTGAGTCCGAAAAGTTGTCCACACTAGGCAAATTTGGTGCTGGCTTAGCTCATGAAATACGAAATCCACTTACTTCGATTATTGGACTCACACAGCTCTTAAGAGAAAACAACAACCAAAATAAATATCTTGATATCATTATTGGTGAGTTAGAAAGAATCCAAAGTTTAGTGAACCAATTTGTGTTACTGAGAAAACCTACCGATTTAAAAACGGAAACGTGCAACGTTCCAACATTAATCGAAAACACAGTAGAGTTAATGAACAGCAATGCACATCTACAAGATATCGACATCCAATTTGATTCCACTCACTCAGAGCTGAAACTCGACATTGACCACGCCAAGATCAAGCAAGTCCTAATCAACTTTATCAAAAATGCCTTCGAATCCATGCCGAATGGTGGAGAAGTGCATATTCAGTTAACCAGTAACGCTGAAGAAAACGAAGTCAACATTGCCATTCAAGACCAGGGGATTGGGATGACGAAAGATCAAGTCAACAAACTCGGAAAACCTTTCTTCACGACAAAAGAAAGTGGTATGGGGATGGGATTAACCATCTGTTTTGATATTATCAAAGCTCATCATGGAGAAATTAAGATTGAATCAGAGGAAGGGGAAGGCACCAGGGTGGATCTGGTACTTCCTAAGTAA
- a CDS encoding flavin reductase family protein encodes MNVRELRNCFGCFATGVTVVTWSEDDEVKKGITVNSFTSVSLDPPLVLVSIDKNARAYESLKDNNFIVNILSAGQEAVAWQFAGREQQGLTIEWEESELGPKIRDSLATIECKPWKEYDGGDHVLFIGEVQDYTYQEDDGLVFLKGKFRQTKAIENYVTD; translated from the coding sequence ATGAATGTACGCGAACTAAGAAATTGTTTTGGATGCTTTGCTACAGGAGTTACGGTAGTTACCTGGAGTGAGGATGATGAGGTGAAAAAAGGAATTACCGTTAATTCATTCACTTCTGTCTCTCTAGATCCACCACTTGTACTTGTATCTATTGATAAGAATGCTAGGGCGTATGAAAGTCTTAAGGATAATAACTTTATCGTAAATATCTTATCTGCAGGGCAAGAGGCTGTTGCTTGGCAATTTGCTGGCCGAGAGCAACAAGGACTGACCATTGAATGGGAAGAGAGCGAGCTAGGTCCTAAGATTAGAGATTCACTCGCTACAATTGAATGTAAGCCATGGAAAGAATATGACGGAGGCGATCATGTCCTGTTTATTGGTGAAGTTCAAGATTACACTTATCAAGAGGATGATGGTCTCGTATTTCTCAAAGGTAAATTTCGTCAAACGAAAGCTATTGAAAACTATGTTACAGACTAA
- a CDS encoding IclR family transcriptional regulator domain-containing protein: MISSVQKISKILNCFTKEEPALGNLEIAEKLNMNASTVNHLVRTLCQEGMLIQDSRKKYRLGWKLLEWSNHVMYQQDIYNEATPFCERLIRKFHGTVHIGMFDAGEVRFVLKVQSKESLPVPTYIGATKPAYCTSTGKVLLAHNPALIKPTIAKGLMKLAPNTITDVPSLEEELKKIKRQGYAISNNENELGLYGIAAPIRSYTGQTIAALNMVGPISYMNGRNREDMIKNVVSTAENISKDLGYISAL; encoded by the coding sequence GTGATTTCATCCGTTCAAAAAATTTCCAAAATTCTGAATTGCTTCACCAAAGAAGAACCTGCTCTTGGTAATTTGGAAATAGCGGAGAAACTTAACATGAATGCAAGTACAGTGAATCACCTTGTTCGTACACTATGTCAGGAGGGAATGCTTATTCAAGACAGTCGAAAGAAATATCGACTGGGATGGAAGCTGCTTGAATGGAGCAACCATGTCATGTATCAACAAGATATTTACAATGAAGCTACTCCTTTCTGTGAAAGATTGATTAGAAAATTTCATGGAACTGTTCATATCGGAATGTTCGATGCAGGAGAGGTTCGCTTTGTACTTAAAGTTCAATCTAAAGAATCCCTTCCAGTACCAACCTATATTGGTGCAACTAAACCCGCATATTGTACCAGCACAGGGAAGGTGTTATTAGCACATAATCCTGCGTTAATTAAGCCAACGATTGCGAAAGGTCTAATGAAGCTAGCTCCAAATACAATTACGGATGTACCTAGTCTTGAAGAAGAATTGAAGAAAATCAAAAGACAGGGGTACGCCATTAGTAATAACGAAAATGAACTTGGTTTATATGGAATTGCTGCTCCGATTCGTTCCTATACAGGTCAAACCATTGCAGCGTTAAACATGGTTGGACCTATTTCATATATGAACGGTAGAAACCGTGAAGATATGATCAAAAACGTTGTAAGTACAGCGGAAAATATCTCAAAAGATTTAGGTTATATTAGCGCTTTATGA
- the copZ gene encoding copper chaperone CopZ, with translation MEKTLEVKGMTCGHCEKAVKGALEELNGIDSANVHLEQNTVDVSYDEAKVSEKEMKDAIEDQGYDVV, from the coding sequence ATGGAAAAAACATTAGAAGTAAAAGGCATGACATGTGGGCACTGTGAGAAAGCTGTAAAAGGTGCGCTAGAAGAATTGAATGGCATTGACTCAGCTAACGTACACTTAGAACAAAACACAGTAGATGTTAGCTATGACGAGGCTAAAGTAAGTGAAAAAGAGATGAAAGATGCAATTGAAGACCAAGGGTACGATGTTGTGTAA
- a CDS encoding amidohydrolase family protein, with amino-acid sequence MRVDFHTHVIPKEIPNFAEKYPGKWPTLHQTCACGANIMVEGNVFREVTDQVWDSQKRIKDMDREGVDIQVLSPIPVTFSYWADVKAATEMAMVQNDFISQTVKENPARFLGLGTVPMQDVKAAVKEMERCVQELNLYGIEIGTNINGENLDAPQFLEFFEKAEEWNVPLFIHPWETLAKDRTPRHNFMYTVGMPSETALAAASLIWSGVLEKFPRLKICFAHGGGSFPYILPRLDQGWEVWPHLRLTPHPPSHYARNFYFDSLNYDSININYLIERFGHDRVLMGSDYPFLLRETPPGKVINNMENLTEEQKRMILGENALRFLNVKEKKLNYGTKSHDARGKAAKSGT; translated from the coding sequence ATGAGAGTAGACTTTCACACTCACGTTATCCCAAAAGAAATACCCAACTTTGCAGAAAAATATCCCGGAAAGTGGCCGACACTTCATCAAACTTGTGCTTGTGGAGCCAATATTATGGTAGAAGGTAATGTATTTAGAGAAGTAACGGATCAAGTGTGGGATTCCCAAAAGAGAATTAAAGATATGGATAGGGAAGGTGTAGATATCCAAGTTTTATCTCCGATACCAGTTACATTTTCATACTGGGCAGATGTGAAGGCAGCTACTGAAATGGCAATGGTTCAAAATGATTTCATTTCCCAAACAGTAAAAGAAAATCCAGCTCGATTTCTTGGTTTGGGGACTGTCCCTATGCAAGATGTGAAGGCTGCAGTGAAGGAAATGGAACGTTGCGTACAGGAGCTAAATTTGTATGGGATAGAAATTGGTACAAACATCAATGGAGAAAACCTTGATGCACCCCAATTCCTTGAATTCTTTGAAAAAGCTGAAGAATGGAATGTTCCATTATTTATACACCCTTGGGAAACGCTAGCTAAAGACAGAACACCACGCCATAACTTTATGTACACTGTTGGCATGCCAAGTGAAACGGCGCTAGCTGCTGCAAGTTTAATCTGGAGTGGTGTTCTAGAGAAATTTCCAAGATTGAAGATTTGTTTTGCACATGGAGGAGGATCATTCCCTTATATTCTTCCAAGATTGGATCAAGGATGGGAAGTTTGGCCGCATTTACGACTGACACCGCATCCACCTAGCCATTATGCACGGAACTTTTACTTTGATTCACTAAACTATGATTCTATTAATATCAATTATTTAATTGAACGTTTTGGTCATGATCGTGTATTGATGGGGTCAGATTACCCATTTTTATTGAGAGAAACCCCCCCTGGGAAAGTAATCAATAACATGGAAAATCTCACAGAAGAGCAAAAACGAATGATTCTTGGAGAGAATGCCCTCCGATTCCTAAATGTAAAGGAGAAGAAGCTTAATTATGGGACAAAAAGTCATGACGCCAGAGGTAAGGCTGCAAAATCTGGGACTTGA
- a CDS encoding 3-hydroxyanthranilate 3,4-dioxygenase produces the protein MSTKSTSFLQSRVMDLMKTVEENKHLLQPPVNNKVLWEDSEYIAMLLGGPNKRRDFHIDPADEFFYQMKGSAFVECINGDGEREVVEVGEGEIFMLPANVPHSPHRVADSYGIVIERKRGEGELESFSWFCDNCNHEMHRATVQLTDIGTQVKEAIENFNGSEELRTCKECGYVMPPEAKEWKA, from the coding sequence ATGTCTACAAAATCTACATCTTTTCTACAGTCAAGAGTAATGGATTTAATGAAAACCGTGGAGGAAAACAAGCATTTATTACAACCTCCAGTAAACAACAAGGTTCTTTGGGAAGATTCCGAGTATATTGCTATGCTACTTGGCGGTCCGAACAAGCGCCGAGATTTCCATATCGATCCTGCAGATGAATTCTTTTATCAAATGAAAGGCAGCGCATTTGTTGAGTGTATAAATGGTGATGGAGAGCGTGAAGTCGTTGAAGTTGGTGAAGGAGAAATTTTCATGCTTCCTGCTAATGTACCACATTCACCACACCGTGTAGCAGACTCTTATGGTATTGTCATTGAACGTAAACGTGGTGAGGGAGAGCTTGAGAGTTTCTCGTGGTTCTGTGATAACTGTAATCATGAAATGCACCGAGCTACCGTACAGTTGACAGATATAGGTACACAGGTGAAAGAAGCGATTGAAAACTTTAATGGAAGCGAGGAGCTTAGAACGTGTAAAGAATGCGGTTATGTGATGCCTCCTGAAGCAAAGGAATGGAAAGCATGA
- a CDS encoding 4-hydroxyphenylacetate 3-hydroxylase family protein translates to MGIRTGTEYIEALKSRQPEVWMGGKRIKDVYNEAVFHQPIHEIAKLYDMQHNDEYRDDITYICEETGERVSQAFKVPKSYEDLKARSTLFEVWARATFGLMGRTPDFLNVTVTAMASNAWFLEQYDSQWANNMVNYYKYIRDNDLFLTHAIINPQNDRSKSSHEQSDEFTHLGVVEEREDGFVVRGAKMLATLAPITDEVIIYSFPGFRPGDEKHAIAFALPIDTPGLRIICREPAQDGTRSLFDHPLSSRYEEMDALLVFNDVFVPKNRIFINQNVEAGNLLYPKTGIGQQPAHQSGVRGLIKLQFASEVAARVADSIGVDGYLNVQTQLGELMQSVEAIRALLRISEHEYETLEHGEVMPAGTPLETIRGMLPKMYPRAIEVIQTIGAGGLLMSPTEADFLNPELRGDTEKYYVGREGISSEERVHLFKLAWDLSGEAFGQRLLQYERYYSGDPLRRLGRFYTSYKRNNQFAMVDEALKGTKVDQGQLT, encoded by the coding sequence ATGGGGATTCGTACTGGAACAGAATATATCGAAGCATTGAAGTCTCGTCAACCCGAAGTGTGGATGGGCGGTAAGAGAATAAAGGACGTTTACAATGAGGCTGTTTTTCATCAGCCAATTCATGAAATTGCTAAATTATATGATATGCAACATAACGACGAGTATCGTGATGACATTACGTACATTTGTGAGGAAACAGGAGAACGAGTTTCACAAGCATTCAAAGTTCCAAAATCATACGAAGATTTGAAAGCGCGTTCAACATTGTTTGAGGTTTGGGCTAGAGCAACTTTTGGATTGATGGGTAGAACACCAGATTTTCTAAATGTTACGGTAACGGCTATGGCAAGTAATGCTTGGTTCCTTGAGCAATACGATTCACAATGGGCAAACAATATGGTCAATTATTACAAATATATCCGTGATAATGATTTATTTTTAACACACGCGATTATTAACCCTCAAAATGATCGAAGTAAATCCTCTCATGAGCAAAGTGATGAGTTTACACACTTAGGTGTCGTAGAGGAAAGGGAAGATGGTTTTGTTGTGCGTGGGGCAAAGATGCTAGCCACATTGGCTCCTATCACGGATGAGGTAATTATATATTCATTCCCTGGTTTTCGGCCTGGAGATGAAAAGCATGCCATTGCATTTGCATTACCAATTGATACACCAGGGTTACGAATTATCTGTCGTGAACCTGCACAAGACGGAACAAGATCTCTATTTGATCATCCACTTTCTTCTCGTTACGAAGAAATGGACGCACTTCTTGTATTTAACGATGTATTTGTACCAAAAAATCGAATCTTTATTAATCAAAATGTGGAAGCAGGTAATTTACTTTATCCGAAAACAGGGATTGGTCAACAGCCTGCGCACCAATCTGGAGTTCGAGGGTTAATCAAGCTTCAATTTGCTTCAGAAGTGGCAGCGAGAGTAGCCGACTCAATTGGAGTAGATGGATACCTAAATGTACAAACGCAATTAGGTGAGCTGATGCAATCTGTGGAAGCAATCAGAGCGTTACTTCGCATATCTGAGCATGAATACGAGACATTAGAACATGGGGAAGTGATGCCAGCTGGAACACCACTAGAAACGATTCGTGGTATGTTACCAAAAATGTATCCAAGAGCGATTGAAGTCATTCAAACTATTGGTGCGGGCGGTTTACTCATGTCACCAACTGAAGCGGATTTTCTGAACCCAGAACTACGGGGAGATACTGAAAAATACTATGTGGGAAGAGAAGGTATTTCCTCAGAAGAACGTGTTCATCTATTTAAACTGGCTTGGGATTTAAGCGGGGAAGCTTTTGGACAAAGGTTACTCCAGTATGAACGATATTATTCTGGAGATCCGTTAAGAAGGTTGGGGCGTTTTTACACTAGCTATAAACGAAACAACCAATTCGCCATGGTTGATGAGGCATTAAAGGGAACAAAAGTAGATCAAGGCCAATTAACTTAA
- a CDS encoding aspartyl-phosphate phosphatase Spo0E family protein gives MNVNKELSNEELNQSITSLRSLMIEIGLTYGLNHEKTLEISQKLDIYIAETQKRNTLEYSA, from the coding sequence ATGAATGTAAATAAAGAACTTTCCAATGAAGAACTAAATCAGAGCATTACGTCACTAAGGTCCTTAATGATTGAAATTGGGCTTACGTATGGCCTTAACCATGAGAAGACTCTTGAAATTAGCCAGAAATTAGATATATATATAGCAGAGACGCAAAAACGAAACACACTGGAATACTCCGCCTGA
- a CDS encoding plastocyanin/azurin family copper-binding protein codes for MLNKKRLGLLLSGMTVFILIFAACGNSSSNNDTAEEDADSQEETNENEQDSNETEKDQDEQAKEKDDSSSQSEEEDSSNDSTNEDTNKKDDKVIEVSAYEMEYDPSNITLKKGKEYEIVLKNDGTMFHDLTSSELDAEITFMGDMPGHPDEVSLLNNLMGVDKVYANGGDDHSEEQETNSEEDGHHGDSHDDGHGDQSLHMNAKSGQTVRIKFIPKEVGEYEFFCSVEGHKEAGMVGTFKVVE; via the coding sequence ATGTTGAATAAAAAGAGACTCGGTTTACTATTGAGTGGTATGACTGTGTTTATTTTGATTTTCGCAGCATGCGGAAATAGTAGTTCAAATAATGATACTGCTGAAGAGGATGCAGATAGCCAGGAAGAGACAAATGAAAATGAACAGGACTCTAATGAAACAGAAAAAGACCAAGACGAACAGGCAAAGGAAAAGGATGATTCATCTTCTCAATCTGAAGAAGAGGACTCATCAAACGACTCAACCAATGAAGATACGAATAAAAAAGATGATAAAGTCATCGAAGTATCTGCTTATGAAATGGAATATGATCCAAGTAATATTACACTAAAAAAAGGGAAAGAGTACGAAATTGTTCTTAAGAATGATGGAACAATGTTTCACGATCTAACTTCAAGTGAACTGGATGCAGAAATTACATTTATGGGGGATATGCCAGGTCATCCTGATGAAGTTTCTCTCCTTAACAATTTAATGGGTGTAGATAAGGTTTATGCCAATGGTGGTGACGATCATTCTGAAGAGCAAGAAACCAATAGTGAAGAAGATGGGCATCATGGTGACAGTCACGATGATGGTCATGGAGACCAATCTCTTCATATGAATGCAAAATCAGGTCAGACCGTTCGTATTAAATTTATCCCGAAAGAAGTAGGCGAATATGAATTCTTCTGTAGTGTAGAAGGACATAAAGAAGCTGGAATGGTTGGAACGTTTAAAGTCGTGGAATAA